The following coding sequences are from one Triticum aestivum cultivar Chinese Spring chromosome 5A, IWGSC CS RefSeq v2.1, whole genome shotgun sequence window:
- the LOC123101505 gene encoding protein ALTERED PHOSPHATE STARVATION RESPONSE 1 encodes MPPKNESVTIEAMDAQANLHNLADDLNPPSPARNSSPTKAAEDVPPHERNDDEIAITGEAYKTPEISNVLTKLTAKDETPLSEKGKMSCPIMRNSVLKSCTQATWPAFLPAATWEAGMVNMMKRKYETFLWENPTNITQGNHLSMENVINYLKMEKNRMEMESLESKMLVATQSIDTTTSEIIRLRESELFPQLLELVAGLMSMWRGMYECHQVQTHMVQQLEYLTMSSNPTSNDHRQAALQLEIEVDRWYSAFCSLVKSQRDYVYSLTGWLRLSLFQCLHNPLMKDIQNSDIYSLCEEWQLAIDRIPDKVASEGIKTLLSVIHAVVVQQAEEQKQKKRSDAAFKDFEKKTEELRSLESKYGPYSAAGYGEMTRKTPVAEKRAKVEALRSRADDEKSKHEKSVGVTRAMTLNNLQTGFPNIFQAMTGFSSVCMEAFESVYNFKRSLDRALDMKRLLT; translated from the exons ATGCCCCCAAAAAATGAGTCGGTGACTATTGAAGCAATGGACGCCCAAGCTAACCTTCACAACTTGGCAGATGATCTTAACCCGCCAAGTCCGGCTCGTAATTCGAGCCCCACTAAGGCGGCTGAAGACGTTCCTCCTCATGAAAGGAACGATGATGAGATTGCTATTACTGGGGAGGCTTATAAAACTCCAGAAATCTCCAATGTGCTCACCAAGCTCACAGCAAAAGACGAGACGCCCTTGTCTGAGAAGGGAAAAATGAGCTGCCCAATTATGAGGAATTCAGTGCTGAAGAGCTGCACACAGGCTACTTGGCCCGCCTTTCTACCAGCCGCGACATGGGAAGCTGGCATGGTGAATATGATGAAGAGGAAATATGAG ACATTCCTATGGGAAAATCCTacgaatataactcaaggcaatcaTTTGTCCAtggagaatgtcatcaattacctcaagatggagaagaacAGGATGGAGATGGAGAGCCTCGAGTCCAAGATGCTGGTGGCCACCCAGTCCATCGACACCACCACCTCCGAGATCATCAGGCTCAGAGAATCCGAGCTGTTTCCTCAGCTACTTGAGCTGGTTGCTGG CTTGATGAGCATGTGGAGGGGCATGTATGAGTGCCATCAGGTACAGACCCACATGGTGCAGCAGCTTGAATACCTGACCATGAGCAGCAACCCAACCTCCAATGACCACCGGCAGGCAGCGCTCCAGCTCGAGATCGAGGTGGACAGGTGGTACTCGGCGTTCTGCAGCCTGGTTAAGTCCCAGAGAGATTATGTCTACTCGCTGACCGGCTGGCTTCGCCTCTCCCTGTTCCAATGCCTTCACAACCCACTCATGAAAGACATCCAGAACTCCGACATCTATAGCCTGTGCGAGGAGTGGCAGCTGGCCATCGACCGGATCCCCGACAAGGTGGCCTCAGAAGGGATCAAAACCCTCCTGTCGGTGATCCACGCTGTGGTAGtccagcaggcggaggagcagaaACAGAAGAAGAGGTCAGATGCTGCATTCAAAGACTTTGAGAAGAAGACAGAGGAACTGCGGTCTCTGGAGTCCAAATACGGGCCATACTCTGCCGCAGGCTATGGAGAGATGACGCGGAAGACACCAGTAGCAGAGAAGCGGGCGAAGGTGGAGGCCCTGAGGAGCAGGGCGGACGACGAGAAGAGCAAGCACGAGAAGAGCGTCGGGGTGACGAGGGCGATGACCCTGAACAACCTCCAGACAGGCTTCCCCAACATCTTCCAGGCGATGACAGGCTTCTCCAGTGTCTGCATGGAGGCGTTCGAGTCGGTGTACAACTTCAAGCGGAGCTTGGACCGGGCGCTCGACATGAAGAGGCTGCTGACCTGA
- the LOC123104610 gene encoding synaptotagmin-2: protein MCLLRPKTQQVPTMDPSKASKRPVGILLVKVSGAQNLEKKGLLGSKSDPYVKLKMSGDRLPSKKTTVKRSNLNPEWNEEFKFVVTDLENQSLVVDVFDRAQVGKHEKMGMNRVLLSELAPDETKVMTLNLLKTMDPNDIQNEKSRGQITLEVTYKPFKEEEDTEEESMDGTDEVQKAPDNTPAAGGLLFVILHEAQDVEGKHHTNPYAEIIFKGEEKKTKVVKKNRDPRWEDEFEFACEEPPTNDKLHVQVLSKAGKIGRMLHGKETLGYIDITLADVISNRRINEKYRLIDSKYGQIQIELQWRTS from the exons ATGTGTCTGCTGCGGCCAAAGACACAACAAGTCCCTACAATGGATCCCTCAAA AGCATCAAAGAGGCCCGTTGGAATTCTACTTGTGAAGGTTTCAGGAGCACAAAATCTGGAAAAGAAGGGCCTGCTGGGTAGTAAATCAGATCCATATGTGAAACTTAAGATGTCGGGTGACAGGCTTCCATCCAAGAAAACAACAGTAAAGCGCAGCAATCTCAATCCGGAGTGGAATGAAGAATTCAAATTTGTTGTGACAGATCTGGAAAACCAGTCGCTGGTTGTTGATGTCTTCGACCGGGCACAG GTTGGAAAACATGAGAAGATGGGCATGAACAGGGTTCTGTTGAGCGAACTTGCCCCGGACGAGACTAAAGTGATGACTCTTAACTTACTGAAGACCATGGATCCAAATGATATACAAAATGAGAAATCTCGTGGTCAGATTACCTTGGAGGTGACATATAAGCctttcaaggaagaagaagacacgGAGGAAGAAAGCATGGATGGTACTGATGAAGTGCAGAAAGCCCCAGACAACACTCCAGCTGCTGGTGGGCTGCTTTTCGTCATCCTTCACGAAGCTCAAGAtgttgaagggaagcatcacacaAACCCATACGCAGAGATAATCTTTAAAGGAGAAGAGAAGAAAACAAAG GTTGTCAAGAAGAACagggatccacgttgggaggatgagtttgagtttgcttgtgaggaacCACCTACAAATGATAAGTTGCATGTTCAAGTCCTAAGCAAAGCTGGAAAGATAGGAAGAATGTTACATGGCAAG GAAACCTTAGGCTACATTGATATAACCCTGGCAGACGTGATCAGCAACAGGCGGATCAACGAAAAGTATCGTCTCATCGACTCGAAATATGGGCAGATTCAAATCGAGTTGCAGTGGAGAACTTCATAG
- the LOC123104612 gene encoding synaptotagmin-2, with the protein MGVVSTVLGLFGFGFGFSSGIAIGYYFFIYFQPTNVKDVEVRPLVEYDSNSLDGILPEIPMWVKNPDYDRIDWLNRFLELMWPNLNKAICRMAQDIAKPIIAENCEKYKIDSVEFETLTLGTLPPTFQGMKVYVTDEKELIMEPSLKWAANPNITVVAKAYGLKATVQIVDLQVFASPRITLKPLVPTFPCFANISVSLMEKPHVDFGLKLFGADLMAIPVLYKFVQDTIKKQVANMYLWPKTLEVPIMDASKASKKPVGILLLKVVRAQNLKKKDLLGKSDPYAKLKMTDDKLPSKKTSVKRSNLNPEWNEEFKFVVTDPENQSLEINVFDWEQVGKHEKMGMNRILLKELPPEETKVLTLNLLKTMDPNDIQNEKSRGQIILEATYKPFKEEDMEKESVDGVDEVQKAPDNTPAGGGLLFVVVHEAQDLEGKHHTNPYAKIIFKGEEKKTKVIKKNRDPRWEDEFEFVCEEPPTNDKLHVEVLSKAGKKGILHGKEALGYIDIALADVISNKRINEKFHLIDSKNGQIQIELQWRTS; encoded by the exons ATGGGCGTAGTCAGCACGGTGCTTGGTCTCTTTGGATTTGGATTTGGATTCTCTTCTGGTATTGCTATTGGGTACTACTTCTTCATCTACTTCCAGCCAACGAATGTCAAG GATGTCGAAGTTCGCCCACTTGTGGAATATGACTCAAATTCTTTGGATGGAATCCTTCCTGAAATTCCTATGTGGGTCAAGAATCCCGACTATGATAGA ATTGATTGGCTCAACAGGTTTCTGGAATTGATGTGGCCCAATCTTAATAAG GCTATCTGCAGAATGGCGCAGGATATTGCAAAGCCAATTATTGCTGAGAACTGTGAGAAGTACAAGATAGATTCGGTTGAGTTCGAAACACTTACTCTGGGTACCTTACCACCCACCTTTCAAG GAATGAAAGTCTATGTCACCGATGAGAAAGAGTTGATAATGGAACCATCTCTAAAGTGGGCTGCAAATCCCAATATTACTGTTGTTGCAAAGGCCTACGGGTTGAAAGCAACCGTCCAA ATTGTGGATCTGCAAGTCTTTGCATCACCTCGTATTACTCTGAAGCCGTTGGTGCCTACATTTCCTTGCTTCGCTAATATTAGTGTCTCTCTCATGGAGAAG CCACATGTTGATTTTGGGCTCAAACTATTCGGAGCAGATTTAATGGCTATTCCTGTTCTTTACAAATTCGTTCAG GACACCATCAAGAAGCAAGTTGCGAACATGTATCTGTGGCCAAAGACACTAGAAGTCCCTATAATGGATGCCTCAAA AGCATCAAAGAAGCCTGTTGGAATTCTACTTCTGAAGGTTGTAAGAGCTCAAAATCTGAAAAAGAAGGATCTGCTGGGTAAATCAGATCCATATGCGAAACTTAAGATGACAGATGACAAGCTTCCATCCAAGAAAACATCAGTAAAACGCAGCAATCTCAATCCTGAGTGGAATGAAGAATTCAAATTTGTCGTGACAGATCCAGAAAACCAGTCGCTGGAAATTAATGTCTTTGACTGGGAACAG GTTGGTAAACATGAAAAGATGGGCATGAACAGGATTCTGTTGAAAGAACTTCCCCCAGAGGAGACTAAAGTGCTGACTCTTAACTTACTGAAGACCATGGATCCAAATGATATACAAAATGAGAAGTCTCGTGGTCAGATTATTTTGGAGGCGACATATAAGCCTTTCAAGGAAGAAGATATGGAGAAAGAAAGCGTGGATGGTGTTGATGAAGTGCAGAAAGCTCCAGACAACACTCCAGCTGGTGGTGGGCTGCTTTTTGTTGTTGTTCACGAAGCTCAAGatcttgaagggaagcatcacacaAACCCATACGCAAAGATAATCTTTAAAGGAGAAGAGAAGAAAACAAAG GTGATCAAGAAGAACAGGGATCCACGATGGGAGGATGAATTTGAGTTTGTTTGTGAGGAACCACCTACAAATGATAAGTTGCATGTTGAAGTCCTAAGTAAAGCTGGAAAAAAAGGAATATTGCATGGGAAG GAAGCCTTGGGCTACATTGATATAGCCCTGGCAGACGTTATCAGCAACAAGCGGATTAACGAGAAGTTCCATCTCATTGACTCGAAAAATGGGCAGATTCAAATCGAGTTGCAGTGGAGAACTTCATAG